TTTGGCATTTGCATTTACATTTACACATTCACAGTTTACAagagacaaaaacaaaatcataacaaacaaaaaaaactacaaagaGATAAGATAAAATAAGTTTGAAACGTAAACAAAAATGTCAAACGTAAACGTATCAGATCTTCCATTTGCATATGAACTTTATCTTTACAACTAACCAAAAAGATCTgcttatatgtttaatttttttaatgttcttTGAAGATATATACTAACTTTAAACGTAAATGCAAACGCAAAATACAGATAATGGAGGTCTAACTGGAAATACCTGGAGCCAATCAGAATCCATGCAAGCTTGAAGAGAAGTGAGACCCATTTTGCGTTTGTTTTGATTGAGGAGAGTGAGAACTTTAAGACAagtttatgaaaaaaatctgattaccaaaaaaaaaaaaagtttatgaaaaaaatctagagagagaagagaaagagagaggagatGAGGCATGGAAGAGTTTGGGGGTTGGGATGTGAATAAGAAGGAAGCAAGAAGAGGACCATTCTTCGCCTCGGGATTGCTGTCTCCACTCAACAAACCACTTCTACTATACAACTTAGTTAAGTTAGTTCacacttacaattattttttacttttttttaaaaactgttgTCTTAACATCGGAAAATATAGTATTTCAATTTAACAAATGATTAGTAAACTTTTCTCATTGTATCTATCTGaaatttaattattcattttggTCGTCCATAACTCAGGTGATCTTATTATCTAAACCCACTTACTAATCTTTTTTTAGCAACTACCCACTTACTAATCTAAAACTGTAATTCcatagttttagttttattatattctgTTGATAGTTTTTAATGGATATACAactatttgaagttttacttttatATGGACCGTTAAGCGTAAACTAGGGAGCTTCAAATGTTCTATTTCAGGAAGTAATGTAGGTTATGGTGGTATTTCTCAGTTTCATTGTATCCTACCTTCTTTTTATGAACGATGTTCTCAAACTTCTTaaactttttttgaaaaaacgtGAAGACGTACTTAATCAATTTCCAGTTTTAAATTcgtattgaaaatttgatttttgaaaagttaataAGCCTTGCTTGGTGATGATGATAaaagtaaaaactttatttttgtaGATAATAGTATATGCAAATTAATCTATGTCTATAATTGTATAGATGGACCGTATATACGGATGTGGCGGAGGAAAAAGGAAAGCGTCGGTGGTTCCAAAAACCTCGGACCCACATTCCTTTGGTGGGTCCTCGTCTACTTGACCAATCATCTTTATCTATTCAACGTCTACGATCAACCCATGGGACCTAGATAGACAACGTAAGCCGTCAGATGAGTTCAGAAATAGCGGCTTGATCGTCACACAACTGAGACAAAAGTGAGAAGAGAATAATATCTTTTTCGAAGTCTCTTGTCTGTGTTTTTCTGTTTTGAGACTTacgataaagaagaagaagaagtatgagtTTGAGAATTTAAGTGGGTCTATTAATCGGCCCTACTCGTTCGCTTCTCTCAAGCAAAGTATTTATTCTCTTGCCATCTGTCATTTTCTTCTACATGTGGCAGTctgtttcaagttttgtttttgtttttgtttttcaaaaatccTAATCATTAGTGACTCACTAATAGTGAGTTAATTACTTTGGATACTTTCTGTTTGATAAAATTTTCGAATCGAAAGTTAAAGGTTTGATCGATGGAAAATAAGAACATGAGATAAAAGTTGCGGGCTCTAGCagttttttacttatattatatgaaTACATGTGATTTTTAGAAACGGTAGTAAAATGCAAAGAGATCTAAAAAACGCAAATCATTTTGAAAGTAATctttaattcaaatttgattgcAAATGAACTAAAAACGATTAGGTACATCAACTCGTGTTATTGTTTACCTTGAATTTTTCATGTCGATTAATCATCATTTAGTATACATATTACGTTACACTTTAAATTACAAAGATATTCACCTTACCGTCGGATAAAACTAGTCTACTTTGTTTTTGTTACAACGATTTTATAATTCTATCTAGCAAAATGTTAAAAGTAGTTGACGATGAAGTATTCTTGTGAGGAATGTATtccattttaatatttaattgttttctACTTTATAATTCTCTGTAACTAAAGTTTTTCATCTTAATCCGGCTATGACAACTCTAGTACTTGTATATAGAGTTTGGGGACTCTTTCGAACTTGGTTGGTTATTATATACTGATAATACTGTAAATGTTAATGATGTTATTTTTACAGGATAATGTTGTTGTGCTAtactgaaaaaataaataactttgaAGGGAAAGCTTCGTAACTCTATGAGACAAGTAGGAAACTGAAGATTGTAAGGATCTAGGGAGAATACTTCATTCTTGGTTCACTTCACATGATTTTCAAAAgaacaaaatttaaaacgaaaggaaagaaagaaaagaataaaaggGCATCGAAAATGGTGCATATGAGAATATAAATCACACAAGATAAGCTAAGCGTGATGACGACATATTCTTCGGCACATTATATAATTCAGTGAGACCCACTTTTCAAAGTTAACAAAGTGTATATGTCCCGCGTATCTTTGTTCCAATTACATCACTCATTATTTGTCCTTACATCATCATAATATCATCCGTATAACGTTAGCGATTATCACTCGAGCAATGAAATAATGTGATATCTACTAACATCTGCAAGATGGAGTACGTACTTGCATATAAATGTGTACAAACTATTACATCATTCAGGCAGTTTATTTTCACCAGTAGGCTAGCGATAATAACACTATacattgtaaaatttattactcATTGTAACTATTTAacatgttttaaataaattaagatcTGATTATGCCTAGTATACGCTTTAACTAAccatataaatatacgaatctTGAATATATATACCCTAAATTTATCCATGAAAATGAATGGATTACATATGCTTTCATAAAGGTTGAGATACCTATTTTATTTATGTCAAGTTGTCAAACCCTATATGCTTATCCAAcgaaatttgaaataatattcgagaagaaaagtattttaaataagTTGCCTTGCTTTTTAGTATAATTGTATAGAACATATTCCTCTACATTTGTGTAAGTCGTACATCTATACTTTTAAAATCATGAAATAATGGACCTATAATCGTTTGAAGatgtaagatttttttcttaagaagaATTTATATGACGTAGCCTTAGTTTACGCtttggttttgatttggttttcttgtttattttggttttagtaatttttttaaaactctaaaactAAATTAAAGATGCTAtgtatttcagcttgtcttAGTGCAATTTAAAGTTGtgactcttttttattttgtttggatACAAACAATGTGAACTTGAACCTTACACAACAAAGCTTTCCCTCGAACCCAAGAGCACAACAAAGATGCCCATTACGACATAGACACATACTTTAtctatttcataatataattatttttgaaagcataaatattaagattatttttcggaatatcatttaatatataaattaaaaaattcaacTAGCTATTAAAACTATCTAGttatacaatatccaaaaagtATTAAGATTactagaaaatgaaaaaaaaacaagtttatactattattaaaaaatatggttttcttcatttttgtcaTACACGATTTAtattttcctatatttttatatggaaATGAAACTAAACAACTCAACTGAAAGAAACCATATTGTATGCATCTAGTACACTTCATATAAGCTCTCGACGTTCAGTGAAGCTTATACAAAcagaaaatagaataaataattaACTCAAAAGTCCTCAAAACTGCAGTTGCCATGTTATGATTGTTCACCCTCCTCTGTTTCCTCTTCCTCGTTATCTCCACGAGCTTCCACTATAGGAGGCGGCGGTAGCAAAGCCTCCACGAGCTTTAGTATTCCCTCTTTTGCCTTTTTATCGATTCCCCGTTCACTAGGCTCCTCTAAGATCTACAGAACTCCCAATCATCAAAGGTTATTATGACAACCTCTAAGTAGATATACCCTAATGCAACGATAGATATGTTCATGAGATCTTCTGGTAAGGAAAGATAGTAAGAACAACACAAACCGGGGCCAGGTTAACAGTAGATGATGGCCTGATATTGATGATATTGAGAATCTCGGCTTTAGCTAGTTTGAAATATTTGCACTGATCAGAGAAGTTTGTAATGATCTCTTGTGTTTGTGTGCAAGCAGGAGTCTCCATCAAGTAATCATATAcctaaattaacaaaaaaaaaatattaacttcaCTAAATCTCTTTTAAAGGCTAAAGTAACAACATGTAACCTTGTATATTCTGATGTAGAGATTGGAGCTATAACTCTTGTAGTATCATTAGATGCACCTCTAGAGTTAAGCAAGTCGAGTACTTCGAAGTTTGTAAGCGTGCCTGCGTTTGCCTTCATTctgaaaatatccaaaataaatctttattcataaaataagataaaagacTCGAGCAAAAAACATTATGTTCTTCATCTCTATCTCTGAGGTTTTGCTCCTGAAACATTCATTCAATGGAACATCAAAGATCAAAAACAGAGgattattgtttgtttccacaCACCATTAAACAAAGCTAAAGCTAAAGACTTTTCGAAACCCAATAACGTGGAGACAACGCAAGCTTAATTGAAGTAAATAAATCGACATTTTGATTCGGAGTTTTTTAACGGCGGCGGAGACGGTGGTGGTACGGATGTAAAAGAGAAGAGAATTGCGAGAAAGTGAAATTACCTAACTATTTTATTAGATGTAATCGGGGAGAATAGGTACGTTATGTTCTTCTGATGATGATCGAAGAAGCTCGTCGGAATATAGTTCTTCTGGTCGTGTCTGCTCGCCGGCGAAGATACAAGTGCATGAAACCAGTTTCCTTCTTACTAGTGTATAAAACGACTTCGTTTTGAGtaaacgaaaaaaaaacatttgggCTGAGCCCGTTAGGCCTTAAATTGTTTATGCAATGGGTTCATAACAACAACCCTCTGCTTTTTCTTTCTGGCccatttatttttagtttggtGAGCTTCCAGACCCAAAAATATGTTGGAATAGCTATCATTTTGTGTTGGGTAACGTTTGCCTTTACACTTTgcataaaaatgtttttttttcaaaataaatattttagattcaCATGTGACGTAAACACATAAACTTGAGTTTTTAAACAAGTAATCTTGAAATgaaactaaaatgaataagcgTGTTTCTATCgtaaattatttgaaatttagaataataaatatatgaattttgtAGAGAAGTTTAATTAACTTTGACATCCATTCGTTAGAAACGATACTACGATAGTGTATGCGGCGTCTCGATTATATACATACCAATATAGACAAAACTCGTAATCTTATAAgttgttaataaaatgaaagGGATTTAGGACACATGATTTTGCTTTGGAGAACAAAAGAACTTGAAACATGTAAGCTAAGCTAACTAACTAACTACCTTTAGTTAAACCCCAATTTGGCAAGGCTCCTCTCATTGCTTTTAAAGCTTCTCGTGCTTcccaaattttcttaaatttcacttactcatatttttctttactaaacattttaatattttttgttgttatataAACATCATCTTGTTGGTTTcttccaacatttttttttcttttcgtttgggcgattctttctttcttttccaaCTTGCAAGATTGTGAATCCATGAAAGGTACCAAACTCTTTCTGTATCTAGTTTAGCATTTCCTCATATAACCATTAAGAAGCATTTTTTCAATCTTCATAATGTTATTTGTTCAATACATCTTCCATAATGTTatgtagtttttatatttttttattaaagtaattttattataatgcgatctaaacatgtatatatgaacaccaaattatatttttatagtgTGGTTTCGTTTCTGTGGTGGGCATTTTAAAGAAACCAAACTGTGAAAGAAACCTTGCGAGTTTGTCCATTGAATAATAAAGACAAAAGATGGAAATATTATTGTTAGTACTAGGGtagg
The nucleotide sequence above comes from Brassica napus cultivar Da-Ae chromosome A9, Da-Ae, whole genome shotgun sequence. Encoded proteins:
- the LOC106364116 gene encoding DNA-directed RNA polymerase III subunit RPC9-like, producing MKANAGTLTNFEVLDLLNSRGASNDTTRVIAPISTSEYTRLHVYDYLMETPACTQTQEIITNFSDQCKYFKLAKAEILNIINIRPSSTVNLAPILEEPSERGIDKKAKEGILKLVEALLPPPPIVEARGDNEEEETEEGEQS